The following proteins come from a genomic window of Lycium ferocissimum isolate CSIRO_LF1 chromosome 4, AGI_CSIRO_Lferr_CH_V1, whole genome shotgun sequence:
- the LOC132052138 gene encoding uncharacterized protein LOC132052138 isoform X1, giving the protein MARSMSQALTLIRTTTTNHRNAILLVSSRFESTGSHHIDRNVGSDTSEAEALAVQRIEDAIHGIIVRRSAPDWLPFCPGASYWVPPRRSSYGIADLVHKLANTLSEEEIMSLATFRGWPSSNFYLNNEKGSLSKKEIQSEDEEV; this is encoded by the exons ATGGCCCGTTCCATGTCTCAAGCCCTAACCCTAATCcgaaccaccaccaccaaccacCGTAATGCGATTCTCCTCGTATCTTCTCGGTTCGAGTCTACTGGGTCCCACCACATCGACAGAAACGTCGGATCTGACACGTCAGAGGCTGAGGCTCTTGCGGTGCAGAGGATTGAAGATGCGATTCATGGGATTATAGTGCGGCGATCGGCACCTGATTGGTTGCCGTTCTGTCCTGGTGCGTCCTATTGGGTCCCACCTAGACGGAGTTCGTATGGTATTGCTGATCTTGTTCATAAGCTTGCTAATACGCTCTCCGAAGAGGAGATTATGTCTCTTGCTACGTTTCGTGGATGGCCTTCCTCTAATTTTTATCTTAATAACG AGAAGGGTAGCTTGTCCAAAAAAGAAATCCAGTCTGAGGACGAGGAGGTTTAA
- the LOC132052140 gene encoding uncharacterized protein LOC132052140, giving the protein MPLNSFGNNMENHLQFRNCSSLFLLLLLFIISFHYTIGSVGGGQEEEEKQFQEQQPHLEEGKSKPPIIEIVKTMFSFPTAFPQTPTSYWRKLETLFKQGKAYFSPPTVDFRDSQEAEGRDEGGAAGEKVKEAVLKSLDKSKEAIEESAKSAAKLAGDAVQKTTNKLKRTFSFGERDHEHQADEL; this is encoded by the exons ATGCCTCTAAACTCATTTGGTAACAATATGGAGAACCATCTTCAATTTAGGAACTGCTCCTCCTTGTTTCTTCTCTTATTACTGTTTATCATATCCTTCCACTACACTATTGGCAGTGTTGGAGGaggacaagaagaagaagagaagcagtttcaagaacaacaacccCACCTAGAGGAGGGCAAGAGTAAGCCTCCCATTATAGAGATAGTCAAGACAATGTTTTCTTTCCCCACTGCTTTCCCCCAAACTCCAACCAGTTATTGGAGAAAACTCGAAACACTCTTCAAACAAGGCAAGGCCTACTTTTCCCCTCCAACCGTCGA TTTCAGAGATAGCCAGGAAGCAGAAGGCAGGGACGAAGGAGGAGCAGCAGGTGAAAAGGTGAAAGAAGCAGTTCTAAAGAGCCTTGACAAGAGTAAAGAGGCCATAGAAGAATCCGCCAAATCAGCTGCAAAATTAGCTGGGGATGCAGTGCAGAAGACAACGAATAAGCTAAAAAGAACATTCTCTTTTGGAGAAAGAGATCATGAACATCAAGCGGATGAGCTCTGA
- the LOC132052138 gene encoding uncharacterized protein LOC132052138 isoform X2 yields MARSMSQALTLIRTTTTNHRNAILLVSSRFESTGSHHIDRNVGSDTSEAEALAVQRIEDAIHGIIVRRSAPDWLPFCPGASYWVPPRRSSYGIADLVHKLANTLSEEEIMSLATFRGWPSSNFYLNNGL; encoded by the exons ATGGCCCGTTCCATGTCTCAAGCCCTAACCCTAATCcgaaccaccaccaccaaccacCGTAATGCGATTCTCCTCGTATCTTCTCGGTTCGAGTCTACTGGGTCCCACCACATCGACAGAAACGTCGGATCTGACACGTCAGAGGCTGAGGCTCTTGCGGTGCAGAGGATTGAAGATGCGATTCATGGGATTATAGTGCGGCGATCGGCACCTGATTGGTTGCCGTTCTGTCCTGGTGCGTCCTATTGGGTCCCACCTAGACGGAGTTCGTATGGTATTGCTGATCTTGTTCATAAGCTTGCTAATACGCTCTCCGAAGAGGAGATTATGTCTCTTGCTACGTTTCGTGGATGGCCTTCCTCTAATTTTTATCTTAATAACG GTTTATAA
- the LOC132052139 gene encoding uncharacterized protein LOC132052139 → MALRNLYKEIKGMKVKEVPAHLKPMLSIGYAKNAIRKGLDNYHAKYIETSSVDPLLHVCFGGMAFSYLVALPEERRHLEHKQHGGH, encoded by the coding sequence ATGGCGTTGAGAAACTTGTACAAGGAGATAAAGGGCATGAAGGTGAAGGAAGTGCCAGCACACCTTAAGCCAATGCTCTCAATCGGTTACGCGAAGAATGCTATCAGAAAAGGATTGGATAATTACCATGCTAAGTACATTGAAACTAGCTCTGTCGACCCACTTCTCCATGTCTGTTTTGGAGGCATGGCTTTTTCGTACCTCGTTGCGCTTCCAGAAGAGCGACGCCACCTCGAGCATAAACAACATGGTGGACATTGA